In one Corynebacterium bovis DSM 20582 = CIP 54.80 genomic region, the following are encoded:
- a CDS encoding SDR family oxidoreductase: MTHSTPAGATGPGSPDSPDAAGAGAPTGRTVLISGSGRGIGRLTAQTLLDRGWTVGVYDISDDVDWVDTLPAATRRRAHRGHLDVTDPESWTAALTGFTAATGGRLDALVNNAGILYGGPFITEGSHERDAALVDVNVKGVLHGASAAYPYLRATPDARLVNLASASAIYGTPDMAVYSATKFAVRGITEALNLEWEEDGILVTDVWPLYVRTGMLDGVRTTGTDRLGVRLTPETVGRAVADVVEAPRRVPAAVHHPVGLQAKLLYAASHFSPAWLGRYVNAKLTTSRRVRI, translated from the coding sequence ATGACGCACTCCACACCCGCCGGCGCGACGGGCCCCGGCAGTCCCGACAGCCCCGACGCCGCCGGCGCCGGCGCCCCGACCGGCCGGACGGTCCTCATCTCCGGGTCCGGCCGGGGCATCGGCCGCCTCACCGCGCAGACCCTCCTCGACCGCGGATGGACCGTCGGCGTGTACGACATCAGCGACGACGTCGACTGGGTCGACACCCTCCCCGCCGCGACCCGCCGCCGCGCGCACCGGGGCCACCTCGACGTCACGGACCCGGAGTCCTGGACCGCCGCGCTCACCGGGTTCACCGCCGCGACCGGCGGCCGGCTCGACGCGCTCGTCAACAACGCCGGGATCCTCTACGGCGGCCCGTTCATCACCGAGGGCAGCCACGAACGGGACGCCGCGCTCGTCGACGTCAACGTCAAGGGCGTCCTCCACGGCGCCAGCGCCGCCTACCCGTACCTCCGTGCGACCCCGGACGCGCGCCTGGTCAACCTCGCCTCCGCGTCCGCGATCTACGGCACCCCGGACATGGCCGTGTACTCCGCGACGAAGTTCGCCGTCCGCGGCATCACCGAGGCGCTGAACCTGGAGTGGGAGGAGGACGGGATCCTCGTCACCGACGTCTGGCCGCTGTACGTCCGCACCGGGATGCTCGACGGCGTCCGCACGACCGGCACCGACCGCCTCGGCGTGCGCCTCACCCCGGAGACCGTCGGCCGCGCCGTCGCCGATGTCGTCGAGGCCCCGCGCCGGGTGCCCGCGGCGGTCCACCACCCGGTCGGTCTCCAGGCGAAACTGCTGTACGCGGCGTCGCACTTCTCCCCGGCGTGGCTGGGCCGGTACGTCAACGCGAAGCTCACGACGTCCCGGCGCGTCCGGATCTGA
- a CDS encoding condensation domain-containing protein yields the protein MEYTELSDYRLHPGILTGWVGAADPSQWREDPRPLSANHEAHVLDSLAGEEQVAPEDWIGTAFRIRRPLDHDAFAETLRRWHARHEAYRTTAVRGSDGTGVQRKTLPADAVDVRTLDLGRVGTTDPSAADAPATADATGPDAADAPAPDLDIQKAIRKLFSREISVLRWPHLAVATIDPYAHGWDAAAGEANAEDALATDDVAAPGDGWFTVVFGADHAIMDAYTQIFSIAELTELYRSVLDGTAAELPPTGSYVDFSTIERAAADLLDADHPAVARWREFLAETNGFSGAPGTDAVLAPPRFPLPVHGDPADADGGHRADGSVAPDPAGDTVIDPLDAKFDRHGQLRQRSLSRWIFDDATAKAFADRSKELGSSQMGGFLTALKIALTSLSGGSEVRYIMPMHTRTSPEYALAAGWFVGLMPVADPLGDATSFPEALSQTTASVMANRDLVGHPYARVAQILDVTEPPRFVVSYVDTRHIPGATAWTPHERALRSSIHSDDDVYLWINRGLGGLNVSMRYPDTAVAAESVERFLAAFTSVVEDVVATGDHAIARVLSPLG from the coding sequence ATGGAATACACAGAGCTCTCGGACTACCGGCTGCACCCCGGCATCCTCACCGGATGGGTCGGCGCGGCGGACCCCTCGCAGTGGCGGGAGGACCCGCGGCCGCTGTCGGCGAACCACGAGGCCCACGTCCTCGACTCGCTGGCCGGTGAGGAGCAGGTCGCCCCCGAGGACTGGATCGGCACCGCGTTCCGCATCCGCCGCCCCCTCGACCACGACGCCTTCGCCGAGACCCTCCGCCGGTGGCACGCCCGCCACGAGGCCTACCGGACCACCGCCGTCCGCGGCAGCGACGGCACCGGGGTGCAGCGGAAGACCCTCCCGGCCGACGCCGTCGACGTGCGGACGCTCGATCTCGGACGGGTGGGGACGACGGACCCCTCCGCCGCCGACGCCCCGGCGACCGCGGACGCCACCGGCCCGGACGCCGCCGACGCCCCCGCCCCGGACCTCGACATCCAGAAGGCGATCCGGAAGCTGTTCTCCCGGGAGATCTCCGTGCTCCGGTGGCCGCACCTCGCCGTCGCGACGATCGACCCGTACGCCCACGGCTGGGACGCCGCGGCCGGCGAGGCCAACGCGGAGGACGCCCTCGCGACCGACGACGTCGCCGCCCCCGGCGACGGCTGGTTCACGGTCGTCTTCGGCGCGGACCACGCGATCATGGACGCGTACACGCAGATCTTCTCCATCGCCGAGCTCACGGAGCTCTACCGGTCCGTCCTCGACGGCACCGCGGCCGAGCTGCCCCCGACCGGCTCCTACGTGGACTTCAGCACGATCGAGCGCGCCGCCGCCGACCTGCTCGACGCCGACCACCCCGCCGTCGCCCGGTGGCGGGAGTTCCTCGCCGAGACCAACGGCTTCTCCGGGGCGCCGGGGACGGACGCCGTCCTCGCCCCGCCGCGCTTCCCCCTGCCCGTGCACGGGGACCCCGCGGACGCCGACGGCGGTCACCGCGCGGACGGCAGCGTCGCCCCCGACCCCGCCGGGGACACGGTCATCGACCCGCTCGACGCGAAGTTCGACCGCCACGGTCAGCTCCGGCAGCGCAGCCTGTCCCGGTGGATCTTCGACGACGCGACGGCGAAGGCGTTCGCCGACCGGTCGAAGGAGCTGGGGTCGTCGCAGATGGGCGGGTTCCTCACCGCGCTGAAGATCGCCCTGACCTCCCTGTCCGGCGGGTCCGAGGTGCGGTACATCATGCCGATGCACACGCGCACGAGCCCGGAGTACGCGCTCGCCGCCGGGTGGTTCGTCGGCCTCATGCCGGTCGCCGACCCGCTGGGCGACGCGACGTCCTTCCCGGAGGCCCTGTCGCAGACGACGGCGTCGGTCATGGCGAACCGGGACCTCGTCGGCCACCCGTACGCCCGGGTCGCGCAGATCCTCGACGTGACGGAGCCGCCGCGGTTCGTCGTCTCCTACGTCGACACCCGGCACATCCCCGGGGCCACGGCGTGGACCCCGCACGAGCGGGCGCTGCGGAGCTCGATCCACAGTGACGACGACGTCTACCTGTGGATCAACCGGGGTCTCGGCGGACTCAACGTCTCCATGCGGTACCCGGACACCGCCGTCGCGGCGGAGTCCGTGGAGCGGTTCCTCGCGGCGTTCACCTCCGTCGTGGAGGATGTGGTGGCGACCGGCGACCACGCGATCGCCCGGGTGCTGTCCCCGCTGGGCTGA